The proteins below come from a single Etheostoma spectabile isolate EspeVRDwgs_2016 chromosome 4, UIUC_Espe_1.0, whole genome shotgun sequence genomic window:
- the rpp14 gene encoding ribonuclease P protein subunit p14 isoform X2: MSRADKKDEPAVYQRVVLKNASPYHYLKVCLVLEDESTRLSAVELKQFIITGLNSLYGEVGAALTFDLLKYDEDTLTALLRVYSKGLVKLWSSLTLLGSYQNQACAFRVLQVSPFLLALTGNSRELQLD; this comes from the exons ATGAGCCGCGCCGACAAGAAGGACGAACCTGCAGTTTACCAACGGGTCGTGTTGAAGAACGCCTCGCCGTACCACTACTTGAAGGTCTGCCT tgtgcTGGAGGACGAGTCTACCAGACTGAGTGCAGTTGAACTGAAGCAGTTCATCATCACAGGCCTGAACAGCCTGTATGGAGAG GTGGGAGCAgcgttgacctttgacctgttGAAGTACGATGAAGACACCCTCACTGCTCTCCTGCGTGTTTACAGCAA gggtTTGGTGAAGCTGTGGAGCTCCCTGACTCTGCTGGGCTCCTACCAGAACCAGGCCTGTGCCTTCAGAGTGCTGCAG GTTTCACCGTTCCTGCTCGCGCTGACAGGAAACAGCCGGGAGCTGCAGCTGGACTGA
- the rpp14 gene encoding ribonuclease P protein subunit p14 isoform X1: protein MRIFRMTLTWSSLFNKRRLCLSPPSCRLLHVGQRASLTKAFSSRDVELFAELTGDTNPLHLDPAYASTTSFETPIVHGVLINGLISAVLGTRMPGRGCIFLYQEIRFPAPLYIGEEVTAEAEVRKIKMSFAFIAVTCSVQDKVVMEGEVMVMMPEEQQQKE, encoded by the coding sequence ATGAGAATCTTCCGGATGACTTTGACGTGGAGCAGTCTCTTTAATAAACGGCGGCTGtgcctctcccctccctcctgccggctgctccACGTCGGCCAGCGGGCCTCCCTCACCAAAGCCTTCTCCTCCCGCGACGTGGAGCTGTTCGCCGAGCTGACGGGCGACACCAACCCGCTCCACCTGGACCCGGCCTACGCCAGCACCACCTCCTTTGAGACGCCCATCGTCCACGGCGTCCTCATCAACGGCCTGATCTCCGCCGTGCTCGGCACCAGGATGCCCGGCCGCGGCTGCATCTTCCTGTACCAGGAGATCCGCTTCCCGGCGCCGCTCTACATCGGCGAGGAGGTGACGGCCGAAGCCGAGGTCCGCAAGATCAAGATGTCGTTCGCCTTCATCGCCGTGACGTGCTCCGTCCAGGACAAGGTGGTGATGGAGGGGgaggtgatggtgatgatgccCGAGGAACAGCAGCAGAAGGAGTGA